A window of the Lactuca sativa cultivar Salinas chromosome 7, Lsat_Salinas_v11, whole genome shotgun sequence genome harbors these coding sequences:
- the LOC111912871 gene encoding peroxisomal membrane protein 11D, with the protein MSTLDVARTELALAVLYLNKAEARDKICRAIQYGSKFVSNGEPGTAQNVDKSTSLARKVFRLFKFVNDLHALISPVSPGTPLPIVLLGKSKNALLSTFLFLDQVVWLHRSGIYKNKERAEIIGRISLFCWMGSSVCTTLVEIGELGRLSKSMKKLDKELKDTNKYKNEEYRAKIKSSNERSLALIKAAMDIVVAAGLLQLSPKKVTPRVTGAFGFASSLISCYQLLPAPPKSKSS; encoded by the exons ATGAGTACATTAGATGTTGCGAGGACAGAACTTGCTCTTGCTGTTCTGTATTTGAACAAAGCTGAAGCCAGAGACAAGATCTGCAGAGCAATACAATACGGCTCAAAATTCGTGAGTAATGGGGAGCCAGGAACAGCACAAAATGTTGACAAGTCAACTAGCTTGGCTAGGAAAGTTTTCCGTCTTTTTAAG tttgtcaatgattTGCATGCTCTTATCAGTCCAGTCTCCCCTGGAACTCCCCTCCCAATAGTTTTATTGGGGAAG TCAAAAAATGCATTACTGTCGACTTTCTTGTTCCTTGACCAAGTTGTTTGGCTCCATAGATCCGGCATCTACAAG AACAAAGAACGGGCAGAAATAATTGGCAGGATATCTCTCTTCTGTTGGATGGGGTCTTCAGTCTGTACTACTTTAGTCGAG ATAGGAGAGCTTGGGAGGCTTTCGAAGTCAATGAAGAAATTGGATAAGGAACTCAAGGATACCAATAAATACAAG AATGAAGAGTATCGTGCTAAAATTAAATCATCAAACGAGAGGTCATTGGCTTTGATCAAAGCAGCCATGGATATTGTGGTTGCAGCCGGGTTGCTCCAGTTGTCTCCCAAAAAGGTGACTCCTCGTGTTACAGGAGCCTTTGGATTTGCCAGCTCCCTCATATCTTGTTATCAG CTGCTTCCAGCACCACCCAAGTCCAAATCGTCTTGA
- the LOC111912841 gene encoding uncharacterized protein LOC111912841, with translation MNCSTARESLYRLARGVIETFGDKYLHTPSLNDMKQLYTSHEERHRFPGMFGSSDCTKWIWGNCHVAWKCQYTSGHLVSPSLVLEAIASQDVWMWHAFFGVACSNNDVKVLDQSPIFQDLLIGNATDAPVIVNDHEYKFEYYITDGIYPPYYTFVKAF, from the coding sequence ATGAACTGCAGTACTGCACGAGAAAGTTTGTATAGATTGGCGAGAGGTGTTATCGAAACCTTCGGTGACAAATACTTGCACACACCTTCATTGAATGACATGAAACAACTATATACGTCGCATGAAGAACGACATCGTTTTCCTGGAATGTTTGGAAGCAGTGATTGCACAAAGTGGATATGGGGAAATTGTCATGTGGCGTGGAAATGTCAATACACAAGTGGTCATCTTGTATCACCTTCGTTAGTATTAGAGGCTATTGCGTCACAAGACGTATGGATGTGGCATGCTTTTTTTGGAGTTGCGTGTTCTAACAACGACGTAAAAGTTCTTGATCAGTCACCAATATTTCAGGACCTTTTGATAGGAAACGCAACAGATGCTCCTGTCATAGTAAATGACCATGAGTATAAGTTCGAGTATTACATCACAGATGGAATATACCCACCATATTATACGTTTGTGAAGGCGTTTTGA